From Acomys russatus chromosome 25, mAcoRus1.1, whole genome shotgun sequence, a single genomic window includes:
- the Pfas gene encoding phosphoribosylformylglycinamidine synthase, giving the protein MAPVLHFYVRPSDHSGAASRRVLQKLQEKLPTLQSVETELCYNVHWAAETLPGAEDMKKLVWLFGCPLLVDDVAQKSWLAPGSNDVLLEVGPRLNFSTPASTNIASVCQAAGLRAVDRVETTRRFRLSFANPPTADMAAVSLAALHDRMTEQHYPDPIQSFSAQSIPAPLNGSIDILAEGRPALEKANQELGLALDSWDLDFYTKRFQELQRNPSTVEAFDLAQSNSEHSRHWFFKGQLHVDGQKLAHSLFESIMSTQASSNPNNVLKFCDNSSAIQGKDVRFLQPEDPTRPSCFRQQQGLRHVVFTAETHNFPTGVAPFSGATTGTGGRIRDVQCTGRGAHVVAGTAGYCFGNLHIPGYSLPWEDPSFQYPGNFARPLEVAIEASNGASDYGNKFGEPVLAGFARSLGLQLPDGQRREWIKPIMFSGGIGSMEAKHVGKEAPEPGMEVVKVGGPVYRIGVGGGAASSVQVQGDNTNDLDFGAVQRGDPEMEQKMNRVIRACVEAPGGNPICSLHDQGAGGNGNVLKELSDPAGAVIYTSRFQLGDPTLNALEIWGAEYQESNALLLRPSDRDFLSRVSARERCPVCFVGSITGDKRIVLVDDRECPVGKSGQGDGPLTPPPTPVDLDLDWVLGKMPRKEFFLQRKPPVLQPLALPPELSVRQALERVLRLPAVASKRYLTNKVDRSVGGLVAQQQCVGPLQTPLADVAVVALSHQELVGAATALGEQPVKSLLDPKVAARLAVSEALTNLVFALVTDLRDVKCSGNWMWAAKLPGEGAALADACEAMVTVMAALGVAVDGGKDSLSMAARVGTETVQAPGSLVISAYAVCPDITATVTPDLKHPGGRGRLLYVPLSPGQHRLGGTALAQCFSQLGEHPPDLDLPENLVRAFQITQGLLKDRRLCSGHDVSDGGLVTCLLEMAFAGNCGMEVDVPAPGVHALPVLFAEEPGLVLEVQEADVAGVLQRYQGAGLHCLELGHTGAAGPQAMVRVSVNGAVVVEQPVGQLRALWEETSFQLDLLQAEPRCVTEENQGLKERTGPSYCLPPTFPVASVPCNPGGLIPRVAILREEGSNGDREMADAFHLAGFEVWDVTMQDLCSGAIKLDTFRGVAFVGGFSYADVLGSAKGWAAAVTFNPQAREELGRFRRRRDTFSLGVCNGCQLLALLGWVGGDPDAEQDAPSQASRPVQPGLLLRHNLSGRYESRWATVRVEPGPALMLQGMAGSVLPVWSAHGEGYMAFSSSELQAKIKARGLVPLHWADDDGNPTEQYPLNPNGSPGGMAGICSQDGRHLALMPHPERAVRLWQWAWRPAPCAALASSPWLQLFINAWNWTQQDSC; this is encoded by the exons CTGAGACCCTGCCAGGGGCTGAGGACATGAAGAAGCTGGTATGGCTGTTCGGCTGCCCCTTGTTGGTGGATGATGTTGCTCAGAAGTCCTGGCTTGCTCCCGGCTCCAATGATGTGCTGCTGGAGGTGGGACCCAG GCTGAATTTCTCTACTCCAGCCTCCACCAACATTGCTTCTGTGTGCCAGGCAGCTGGGCTGAGAGCTGTGGATCGGGTAGAGACCACCCGGCGCTTCCGGCTTTCG TTTGCCAACCCCCCCACGGCTGACATGGCCGCCGTTTCTCTGGCTGCCTTGCATGACCGCATGACGGAGCAGCACTACCCTGACCCCATCCAGAGCTTCTCCGCTCAGAGCATCCCAGCCCCGCTCAATGGCTCCATTGATATACTAGCCGAGGGCCGGCCTGCCCTGGAGAAGGCCAACCAGGAGCTAG GTTTGGCTCTTGACTCCTGGGACCTGGATTTCTACACCAAGCGTTTTCAAGAACTGCAGCGGAACCCGAGTACAGTGGAGGCCTTTGACCTGGCCCAATCCAACAG TGAGCACAGTCGACACTGGTTCTTCAAGGGCCAGCTCCACGTGGACGGGCAGAAGCTGGCACATTCCCTGTTCGAGTCCATCATGAGCACTCAGGCATCCTCAAACCCGAACAATGTCCTCAAGTTCTGTGACAACAGCAG TGCCATCCAGGGAAAGGACGTCCGGTTCCTACAGCCCGAGGACCCTACACGACCAAGCTGCTTCCGGCAACAACAGGGCCTTAGACATGTTGTCTTCACAGCAGAGACACATAACTTCCCCACAG GAGTGGCCCCTTTCAGCGGTGCAACCACAGGCACCGGCGGCCGCATCAGAGATGTCCAGTGCACGGGCCGTGGGGCCCATGTGGTGGCCGGCACTGCTGGCTATTGCTTTGGAAACCTGCACATCCCAG GCTACAGTCTGCCCTGGGAGGATCCAAGCTTCCAGTACCCTGGGAACTTTGCCAGGCCTTTGGAAGTTGCTATTGAGGCCAGTAATGGAGCATCTGACTATGGCAACAAGTTTGGAGAACCAGTCCTGGCTG GATTTGCCCGCTCTTTGGGTCTCCAGCTTCCAGATGGTCAGCGGCGTGAGTGGATCAAGCCCATCATGTTTAGTGGGGGCATTGGGTCCATGGAAGCCAAGCATGTAGGCAAAGAAGCCCCAGAGCCAG GCATGGAGGTTGTGAAGGTCGGAGGTCCTGTGTACAGGATCGGAGTCGGGGGCGGAGCTGCTTCTTCTGTGCAG GTTCAGGGGGACAATACCAATGACCTGGACTTCGGAGCTGTGCAACGAGGGGACCCAGAAATGGAGCAGAAGATGAATCGTGTGATCCGGGCTTGTGTGGAAGCCCCAGGAGGGAACCCCATCTGCAGCCTTCATGACCAGGGTGCTGGTGGCAACG GCAACGTCCTAAAGGAGCTGAGTGACCCAGCGGGAGCCGTCATTTATACCAGCCGCTTCCAG CTGGGTGACCCAACCTTGAATGCACTGGAAATCTGGGGGGCCGAGTACCAGGAGTCGAATGCGCTTCTGCTGAGGCCCTCTGACCGGGACTTCCTGAGTCGCGTCAGTGCCCGTGAACGCTGCCCAGTTTGTTTTGTGGGCTCCATCACAGGAGACAAGAGA ATCGTGCTAGTGGATGATCGAGAGTGCCCAGTAGGGAAAAGTGGCCAGGGAGACGGCCCCCTgacacctccacccacccctgtGGACCTGGACCTTGACTGGGTTCTGGGAAAGATGCCTCGAAAG GAGTTCTTCCTCCAGAGGAAACCCCCTGTGCTGCAGCCTCTCGCCTTACCTCCAGAGCTGAGTGTGCGCCAGGCTCTGGAGCGGGTTCTGAGGCTGCCAGCTGTGGCCAGCAAGCGCTACCTCACCAACAAG GTGGATCGCTCTGTGGGTGGCCTGGTGGCTCAGCAGCAGTGTGTCGGACCCCTGCAGACTCCTCTGGCTGATGTGGCTGTTGTGGCACTGAGCCACCAGGAGCTCGTGGGGGCCGCCACAgccctgggagagcagccagtcaAGAGCCTGCTGGACCCCAAGGTTGCTGCCAGGCTAGCTGTGTCTGAAGCCCTCACCAACCTGGTGTTCGCCCTGGTCACTGATCTCCGA GATGTGAAGTGCAGCGGGAACTGGATGTGGGCAGCCAAGCTCCCAGGTGAGGGTGCAGCGCTGGCCGATGCCTGTGAGGCTATGGTGACAGTGATGGCAGCGCTGGGTGTGGCAGTAGATGGTGGCAAGGATTCCCTCAGCATGGCTGCTCGGGTTGGCACTGAGACCGTGCAGGCTCCTG GGTCACTGGTCATCTCGGCGTATGCTGTCTGTCCAGACATCACAGCCACCGTGACCCCAGACCTCAAGCATCCTGGAGGGAGAG GGCGGCTGCTCTATGTGCCTCTGAGCCCTGGCCAGCACCGGCTGGGGGGCACGGCTCTGGCCCAGTGTTTCTCCCAGCTCGGGGAGCACCCTCCTGACCTAGACCTTCCGGAGAACCTCGTGCGTGCCTTTCAAATCACCCAGGGGCTGCTGAAAG ATCGCCGTCTTTGCTCAGGGCATGATGTCAGCGATGGAGGGCTTGTCACCTGCCTGCTAGAGATGGCCTTTGCTGGAAATTGTGGGATGGAGGTGGATGTGCCTGCCCCCGGAGTCCATG CACTGCCTGTGCTGTTTGCTGAGGAGCCTGGCCTGGTGTTGGAGGTACAAGAGGCAGATGTAGCCGGAGTGCTGCAGCGGTACCAGGGTGCAGGCCTACACTGTCTGGAGCTGGGCCACACTGGTGCTGCTGGGCCGCAGGCCATG GTCCGAGTGTCAGTGAATGGGGCTGTAGTGGTAGAGCAGCCTGTTGGGCAGTTGAGAGCCCTCTGGGAAGAGACAAGTTTCCAGCTGGACCTACTGCAGGCTGAGCCACGCTGTGTGACAGAGGAGAATCAGGGCCTGAAGGAGAGGACAGGACCCAGCTACTGCCTGCCACCTACCTTCCCCGTGGCCTCTGTGCCCTGCAACCCTG GTGGCCTCATCCCCCGAGTTGCAATCTTGCGAGAAGAGGGCAGTAACGGAGACCGGGAGATGGCTGACGCCTTTCACCTGGCTGGGTTTGAG GTGTGGGATGTGACCATGCAGGATCTCTGCTCTGGGGCCATCAAGCTGGACACGTTCCGTGGTGTGGCCTTTGTGGGAGGCTTCAGCTATGCAGACGTCCTGGGCTCTGCCAAAG GTTGGGCAGCTGCAGTGACCTTTAACCCACAGGCCAGGGAAGAGCTGGGCCGCTTCCGCAGGCGGCGAGACACCTTCAGCTTGGGCGTGTGCAATGGCTGTCAGCTGCTGGCCCTTCTGGGCTGGGTGGGAGGTGACCCCGATGCAGAGCAAGACGCACCAAGCCAGGCCTCCCGACCAGTCCAGCCAGGCCTCCTCCTCCGCCACAATCTGTCTGGGCGCTATGAGTCCCGGTGGGCCACCGTGCGTGTGGAGCCCGGGCCAGCCCTGATGCTTCAAGGGATGGCAGGCTCTGTGTTGCCTGTGTGGAGCGCTCATGGGGAAG GTTACatggcattttcttcttctgaactCCAAGCCAAGATCAAGGCCAGGGGCTTAGTTCCTCTGCACTGGGCAGACGACGATGGGAACCCCACAGAGCAGTACCCCTTGAACCCCAATGGGTCTCCAGGGGGCATGGCTGGCATCTGCTCACAGGATGGCCGCCACCTGGCGCTCATGCCGCACCCCGAGCGGGCTGTGAGGCTCTGGCAGTGGGCGTGGCGGCCTGCTCCCTGTGCTGCCCTGGCCTCCTCCCCATGGCTGCAGCTCTTCATCAATGCCTGGAACTGGACCCAGCAGGACAGCTGCTGA